The Bradysia coprophila strain Holo2 chromosome IV unlocalized genomic scaffold, BU_Bcop_v1 contig_84, whole genome shotgun sequence genome window below encodes:
- the LOC119072577 gene encoding peroxidase-like gives MLFKNYFYVIRLLVVCLNYVNGLCPYAHQFNDVLTVNDVNDITNEIQSAENTVVETYMSSISYDTCQTNCHWYVSQPPPISSQIIENALTSAVYQTEKYTALDVAAAAAAGVSPAPSLIYMDRINYFFESATRYIQETTCSSKETTTLFLPSLQFDNFGKYFTKDKTPVSCDNGQSNCDGKSLVRRVDGSCNNLKRPKDGGVGDCMLRLLAPDYKDGISALRSSVDGTSLPNPKILSDALFGGAENRPFSDSHSLFQALFGEFVIGDNGVTLNHDTAMLFDLQCCDADGRPRIDHPQCAAIFIPPGISSAESYANEKCMRFVRSLPCARCKLGPRMISSSVTAAQDLNSVYGVSDEMLKARRTFKGGCLQSETVSGEEIFAVEKMNGSIRLRCFKGKCEPSPMDARNLFAPSGLVFALLFHRNHNRHARNLSAAYPKWDDEKIFQTARRLNIAEYQHCLYSEYLETLIGENLMQHFALYPEPPGEFSDYEEEVSAKTIVEFQSTAGRHGHTTLIEDVPIIEPKTLKELSLSLRDRDVFEKIFYGGLVDGVLLAQLSKPAFAVTPSIPFKTFSTVTPNVDLAALDIQRQRDHGIPGYAFYLKYFNRADVGSWQDLLQFIDAENIKKLQDHYNHVDDIELYVGGHHERRVDDAITGPTFAHIIALQFHNAKYGDRFFYEHGNQAGSFSIEQLNEIKMKSCFAYILCKNTKLEHVLRNPFRVFSYENQFVSCSEFVDVDYKLL, from the exons ATGttgtttaaaaattacttttacgTGATTCGATTGCTGGTGGTGTGCTTAAACTATGTGAATGGCCTTTGTCCATATGCCCATCAATTCAACGATGTGTTAACGGTGAACGATGTTAATGATATCACAAACGAAATTCAATCGGCAGAGAATACTGTAGTCGAAACTTACATGTCATCGATATCCTACGATACGTGCCAGACAAATTGCCATTGGTATGTATCGCAACCGCCACCGATTTCGAGTCAAATCATAGAAAATGCCTTGACGAGTGCAGTTTATCAAACGGAGAAATATACGGCACTCGATGTTGCTGCAGCCGCTGCTGCGGGAGTTTCTCCAGCTCCATCATTGATCTATATGGATCgcatcaattatttttttgaatcggCTACCCGTTATATTCAAGAGACTACGTGCTCGTCGAAAGAGACCACGACATTATTTCTGCCATCGCTTCAGTTCgacaattttggaaaatattttaccaaaGACAAAACGCCTGTGAGTTGTGATAATGGTCAATCAAATTGTGACGGGAAAAGTTTAGTGAGGCGAGTCGACGGATCTTGTAATAACTTGAAACGACCAAAGGATGGTGGTGTCGGCGATTGTATGCTACGTTTATTAGCGCCTGACTATAAGGATGGCATCAGTGCATTGCGATCTTCAGTCGACGGAACATCACTACCGAATCCGAAAATTTTATCGGATGCTCTGTTCGGTGGAGCTGAGAACCG GCCATTTTCGGACAGTCATTCCCTATTCCAAGCCTTATTCGGCGAATTTGTTATCGGCGATAATGGAGTCACATTGAACCATGATACGGCGATGTTGTTTGACCTACAATGTTGTGATGCAGACGGTCGTCCACGCATTGATCATCCACAATGTGCAGCTATTTTCATACCTCCCGGAATCAGTTCAGCGGAATCTTATGCCAACGAAAAGTGTATGCGATTCGTCAGAAGTTTGCCGTGCGCTCGTTGTAAACTCGGACCCCGAATGATATCCAGTTCAGTGACGGCGGCCCAGGATTTGAATTCTGTGTATGGTGTGTCCGATGAAATGTTAAAGGCAAGACGAACCTTTAAGGGAGGTTGTTTGCAGTCGGAAACTGTGAGTGGCGAAGAGATTTTTGCTGTTGAGAAAATGAATGGTAGCATACGGCTACGCTGTTTCAAAGGCAAATGCGAGCCTTCACCGATGGATGCGCGAAATTTATTTGCACCGAGTGGCCTAGTTTTTGCGTTGTTGTTCCACCGAAATCATAATCGACATGCACGTAACCTATCTGCAGCCTACCCGAAATGGGACGATGAGAAAATCTTTCAAACGGCCAGACGATTGAATATTGCCGAATACCAGCATTGCCTTTACAGCGAATATCTGGAAACGTTAATCGGGGAGAATTTGATGCAACATTTTGCTTTGTATCCAGAACCACCGGGCGAGTTCAGCGACTACGAAGAAGAGGTATCAGCTAAAACAATCGTGGAGTTCCAATCAACAGCTGGACGACATGGTCACACCACATTGATCGAAGATGTGCCAATCATCGAACCGAAAACTCTGAAAGAACTCTCGCTAAGTCTGCGTGATCGGGATGtgtttgaaaagattttttacgGCGGTCTGGTCGACGGAGTGCTTCTGGCTCAACTGTCCAAACCTGCATTCGCAGTAACTCCCAGCATCCCGTTTAAGACATTCTCAACAGTCACTCCTAACGTAGATCTTGCTGCGCTGGATATTCAACGACAACGCGATCACGGAATTCCCGGCTACGCTTTCTACCTGAAATATTTTAACCGTGCCGACGTTGGGAGCTGGCAAGACTTGCTACAATTCATCGATGCCGAAAACATCAAAAAGCTGCAAGACCATTACAACCACGTCGATGACATTGAATTGTATGTGGGCGGTCATCATGAGCGTAGAGTCGACGATGCTATAACAGGTCCGACATTTGCCCATATCATCGCGCTTCAATTTCATAATGCGAAATACGGCGATCGTTTCTTCTATGAACACGGAAACCAGGCTGGTTCGTTTAGCATAGAACAATTGAATGAGATCAAAATGAAGTCCTGCTTCGCCtatattttgtgtaaaaatacgaaattggAACATGTGTTACGGAATCCGTTCAGGGTATTCTCATACGAAAATCAGTTTGTATCTTGCTCGGAATTCGTTGACGTCGACTACAAATTGTTGTAG
- the LOC119072604 gene encoding uncharacterized protein LOC119072604, whose protein sequence is MMNKLKIFIALSFIHFTSTVTVVGSVLKSKPSAVSCRALPNEEYALDPYRCQETCDKYGDPSCPDYAPDGDCYCRTGYLRLEADGKCVPMASPECRAKMPPTKEMCVNRNEEFREYLYDEPCPNTCDNVKVPCHFQPPNVMVWSPHCVCKDGYSRLPNGNCVPTSEPECEELWQPSVEQCKRRGNEIFDWRSACQTTCEEIITNEQVRCTSDVVIDCFCPDGLVRLVKDGECVDVDECFPVKIRQRSIRGIFLPGRSFQ, encoded by the exons AtgatgaataaattgaaaatattcatcgCGTTGagttttattcatttcacttCTACGGTGACCGTGGTGGGAAGCGTTCTAAAATCTAAGCCTTCCGCAG TTTCTTGTCGAGCTTTACCGAACGAAGAATACGCATTGGATCCATACCGTTGCCAAGAGACTTGTGATAAGTATGGTGATCCGAGTTGTCCCGATTACGCTCCAGATGGTGACTGTTATTGTAGAACTGGATACCTACGACTGGAAGCTGACGGGAAATGTGTGCCGATGGCTAGTCCAGAATGTAGAGCAAAAATGCCTCCAACCAAAG AAATGTGTGTCAACCGGAATGAAGAATTTCGAGAGTATTTGTACGATGAACCATGTCCAAACACATGCGATAACGTTAAGGTGCCTTGCCACTTCCAACCACCCAATGTGATGGTATGGAGTCCGCATTGTGTGTGCAAAGATGGATATTCCAGATTACCGAACGGGAATTGCGTACCCACAAGTGAACCAGAGTGCGAGGAGTTGTGGCAACCGTCAGTAG AGCAATGTAAACGGAGGgggaatgaaatttttgattggcGGTCGGCTTGTCAAACAACTTGCGAAGAGATCATAACCAATGAACAAGTAAGGTGTACGTCGGATGTAGTCATAGATTGTTTTTGTCCGGATGGATTGGTACGTCTCGTTAAGGATGGTGAATGTGTTGATGTAGACGAATGTTTCCCAGTTAAGATAAGACAGAGATCCATAAGAGGTATATTCTTACCGGGCCGTtcctttcaataa
- the LOC119072605 gene encoding SCO-spondin-like translates to MNLLHTFIGLSILCSVSAIRSSWIIPSERTCRFFINEEFAIDETRCQETCDKYGQPWCNDYAPDGDCYCKKGYTRLTTNGICVRTTSLSCRRRMPPTEATCSRKQNEQLSEWAYDEPCGNTCANYKVPCKIMVPMVMMWSPHCVCKEGFARLPNGKCVAIDDPQCVNLWKPSRQQCIRRGNEVYDTGSACQTTCDDLKPNAGPKMCIMSIVEDCYCPEGKVRYTEGGECVNIADCPA, encoded by the exons ATGAATCTTTTACACACATTTATTGGTCTGAGCATCCTATGCTCTGTTTCGGCTATAAGATCTTCATGGATTATACCGTCTGAAA GAACTTGCCGCTTCTTCATCAATGAGGAATTTGCCATCGACGAGACTCGTTGCCAGGAAACGTGTGATAAATATGGACAACCATGGTGTAACGACTACGCTCCTGATGGAGATTGCTACTGTAAAAAGGGATACACTCGCCTAACTACAAACGGCATTTGTGTACGCACCACCAGTCTTTCGTGCCGTCGGAGAATGCCACCAACGGAAG CAACATGCTCAAGGAAACAGAATGAACAACTCAGCGAATGGGCATACGACGAACCATGCGGAAACACATGCGCAAACTATAAAGTTCCATGCAAAATTATGGTTCCAATGGTGATGATGTGGAGCCCTCATTGTGTATGCAAAGAAGGATTTGCTAGACTAccaaatggaaaatgtgttgCCATTGATGATCCACAGTGTGTCAACCTATGGAAACCATCCAGAC AGCAATGCATTCGAAGAGGAAACGAAGTTTATGATACCGGATCAGCGTGCCAGACAACTTGTGACGATCTCAAGCCAAATGCCGGACCGAAGATGTGCATTATGTCCATCGTTGAAGATTGCTACTGTCCGGAAGGGAAGGTCCGATACACCGAGGGCGGTGAATGTGTTAATATAGCCGACTGTCCTGCATAA
- the LOC119072580 gene encoding sodium-coupled monocarboxylate transporter 1-like, which yields MHAENIDSNNFGLTDYAVFIILLLISSGIGVYYAIKDTRAKKTARQFLTAERSLHWFPVSISLMASFQSSVTILGYPAEMYLRGTQFWIVIVSSTMAALAAAEIFLPVYYDLNLSSVNQYLKIRFNSEKVRLAATFTFLFATVPYMGVVIYGPSLALSSVTPLSTAASILLIGLVCTFYTSIGGLKSVLATDILQVMMMYAGLLLVIFRGFYLVGGIDEAFRIANENGRIQFFNVGFDPYATNNLWNCVFGMGLMWSANYCCTQTEVARYCNVNSKKKSKLALYVNLIGVASMISCACLAGIAIYAFYSKCDPLERGVITKTDQLMPYFVMETLHQFPGAAGLFVCCVFSAALSTLSSGFNALAAVTWDDILSKTRLSKLSELKIKTITKLTAISYGLMSIGMAFFVGLIGSVLKAAISLAGALMGPLLGTYLLGVICPFANAVGVLTGLVIGEAFGLFVLCGSILYPKTTDQLPTTTDGCQFNVTSVYNHTLNIESPVAVEEMFLLKIFHLAFLLVPVSGFVISYIVGFVVSLATGGLDEVNQVNPLHLNPIAWHIWPKKCVPIATRSAVPSTDAAKQ from the exons ATGCACGCCGAAAATATCGACTCCAATAATTTTGGTCTGACCGATTATGcagttttcattattttgcTGCTCATTTCGAGTGGCATCGGTGTCTACTATGCGATAAAAGACACAAGAGCCAAGAAAACGGCCAGACAATTTCTGACGGCTGAACGTTCCCTTCACTGGTTCCCCGTGTCAATCAGCCTGATGGCATCGTTTCAAAGTTCGGTTACCATATTGGGCTATCCGG CGGAAATGTATTTGAGAGGAACTCAGTTCTGGATCGTAATCGTTTCATCAACGATGGCAGCTCTGGCAGCggctgaaatttttttgcccGTGTATTATGACTTGAATCTTTCGTCCGTAAAtcaatatctgaaaattcgcTTCAATTCGGAGAAGGTTAGACTAGCTGCGACGTTCACTTTTCTGTTTGCAACGGTACCTTACATGGGA GTTGTTATATATGGACCGTCACTCGCCTTGAGTTCAGTAACACCACTCAGTACCGCCGCGTCGATATTGTTGATCGGACTCGTCTGTACATTTTACACTTCAATT GGTGGCCTAAAGTCGGTCCTGGCAACTGATATCCTTCAGGTGATGATGATGTATGCCGGTCTTTTGTTGGTCATATTCAGG GGTTTCTATTTAGTTGGTGGAATCGATGAAGCATTCCGAATAGCTAATGAAAACGGACGCATCCAATTTTTCAA TGTTGGATTTGATCCGTACGCAACGAACAATCTGTGGAACTGCGTTTTCGGTATGGGCTTAATGTGGAGTGCCAACTATTGTTGCACACAAACCGAGGTAGCTAGATATTGTAATGTAAATAGCAAGAAAAAGTCTAAATT AGCTTTGTACGTGAATCTCATTGGTGTTGCATCGATGATAAGCTGTGCTTGTTTAGCAGGTATTGCCATTTATGCATTCTATTCCAAATGCGATCCACTTGAGAGAGGTGTAATCACCAAGACTGACCAG CTAATGCCGTACTTCGTAATGGAAACGTTACATCAATTTCCTGGCGCAGCCGGTCTATTCGTGTGTTGTGTGTTCAGTGCAGCTTTGAGCACCTTATCGTCCGGTTTCAATGCACTGGCGGCTGTTACATGGGACGACATTTTATCGAAGACGCGCCTATCCAAATTAAGTGAACTGAAG ATAAAAACGATCACCAAACTAACGGCCATAAGTTATGGCTTGATGAGCATCGGCATGgcattttttgttggtttgatTGGATCAGTACTGAAAGCTGCCATATCGCTGGCTGGTGCACTGATGGGACCATTGTTGGGAACTTATTTACTGGGCGTTATCTGTCCATTTGCAAACGCAGTC GGTGTTCTCACCGGTTTGGTTATTGGTGAAGCATTCGGCCTGTTCGTGTTGTGTGGTTCGATTTTGTATCCGAAAACTACTGATCAACTGCCGACTACAACGGATGGTTGCCAGTTTAATGTCACATCCGTTTACAATCACACTCTGAACATTGAATCACCGGTTGCGGTCGAAGAGATGTTcctattgaaaatatttcatcttGCGTTCCTTCTAGTACCCGTGTCGGGCTTTGTCATTAGTTATATTGTTGGCTTTGTAGTTTCGTTGGCCACTGGTGGCTTAGACGAAGTTAATCAAGTCAATCCGTTGCATTTAAATCCAATAGCGTGGCAcatttggccaaaaaaatgtgtaccaATAGCGACCAGAAGTGCTGTGCCATCTACCGATGCAGCGAAGCAATGA